The Rhodocytophaga rosea genome has a segment encoding these proteins:
- a CDS encoding AraC family transcriptional regulator, translated as MKPQLLKIPTGSVYSFSVRQDKLPNINNHWHYHPEVELIQFHKGGGTQFVGDHIKRFSAGDIVLVGANLPHYWRYDDRYFEDYSQETPYSTVIHFTETFWGDRFMNLPENKSLKSLLEKAKRGILLSSQANPLVGKHIEKIYYSQGSYRIIYLMECLLAIAGSQEAQVLSSIGFQSNFSPAENERINAIYEYTLKHFKQKIALEEIACVAGLVPSSFCRYFKSRAGKPFSQFLTEIRIGYACKLLLDEQMSVKQLCYESGFNNFTCFHKNFKAITGKSPLDYQKAYASKHA; from the coding sequence ATGAAACCCCAGCTGTTGAAGATTCCTACCGGATCTGTGTATTCCTTTAGTGTCAGGCAGGATAAATTGCCTAACATTAATAACCATTGGCATTACCATCCGGAAGTAGAGTTGATCCAGTTTCATAAGGGAGGCGGTACCCAGTTTGTAGGCGATCATATTAAGCGGTTTAGTGCAGGAGATATTGTGCTGGTTGGGGCTAACCTGCCTCATTACTGGCGTTATGATGATAGGTACTTTGAGGATTACAGCCAGGAAACACCTTACTCAACAGTGATTCATTTTACAGAAACTTTCTGGGGCGACCGGTTTATGAATCTACCTGAAAACAAGTCATTAAAATCTTTATTAGAAAAGGCGAAACGAGGAATTCTCCTTTCCAGCCAGGCTAACCCTCTGGTCGGAAAACACATAGAAAAAATATACTACTCACAGGGATCTTACCGCATTATTTACCTGATGGAATGTTTACTGGCCATTGCTGGTTCACAAGAAGCACAAGTGCTTTCTTCCATAGGGTTCCAATCTAATTTTTCGCCGGCAGAAAATGAGCGCATCAATGCTATTTACGAGTATACCCTGAAGCATTTCAAGCAAAAGATTGCTTTAGAAGAAATTGCTTGCGTAGCCGGGCTTGTTCCCAGTTCATTCTGCCGGTATTTTAAATCGAGGGCAGGCAAACCATTTTCACAGTTTTTAACAGAGATTAGAATTGGTTATGCGTGTAAACTGCTATTGGATGAACAAATGAGTGTAAAGCAACTTTGTTATGAAAGCGGATTTAATAACTTCACCTGTTTTCATAAAAACTTCAAGGCCATCACCGGCAAAAGTCCTCTGGATTACCAGAAAGCTTATGCCAGTAAACATGCTTAG